In one Plutella xylostella chromosome 20, ilPluXylo3.1, whole genome shotgun sequence genomic region, the following are encoded:
- the LOC105396748 gene encoding uncharacterized protein LOC105396748 isoform X1, whose protein sequence is MSETSDIVKQKNIKRGYIKATLTRLATFSKQNLSSCSKDELLVKKQRLTEAFSEYEELNQDLLYLNPNDDENIVLVEETYYQTLTCFNQTLTTLNSGNLQEPTAYNTTAQCSQRTKLPAINIGSFNDGYTARAYQLERNQDADPAMEEFLKYLERRALALESAEPSQNAQHTSMDNWASTTKSRPMAATHIVTGTQCSHYAVAPDGADKDRASRAASEPSPAAEHRVGATV, encoded by the exons ATGTCTGAAACAAGTGATATTGTCAAacagaaaaacattaaaagaGGTTACATTAAAGCCACGCTAACAAGATTGGCTACATTTTCAAAGCAAAACTTGTCATCATGCTCCAAAGACGAATTGCTCGTCAAAAAGCAACGGTTAACCGAGGCCTTTAGTGAATACGAAGAGCTCAATCAGGATTTGTTGTATTTAAATCCAAATGACGATGAAAATATAGTGCTAGTGGAGGAAACATACTATCAAACCTTGACATGTTTCAATCAGACATTAACGACATTAAATTCTGGAAACCTACAAGAGCCAACAGCTTACAACACAACAGCCCAATGCAGCCAAAGAACGAAATTACCGGCTATAAACATTGGTAGCTTCAATG ATGGCTACACAGCTCGAGCTTACCAGCTCGAAAGAAATCAAGATGCAGATCCTGCCATGGAAGAATTTCTCAAGTATCTGGAGCGGAGAGCCCTTGCATTGGAAAGCGCTGAGCCCAGTCAAAATGCTCAGCATACAAGCATGGACAACTGGGCATCCACAACTAAGTCCAGACCCATGGCTGCAACACACATCGTGACAGGAACACAATGCTCTCACT ACGCTGTTGCTCCAGACGGAGCCGATAAAGATCGAGCTTCCCGAGCAGCCTCCGAGCCCAGCCCAGCCGCCGAGCACCGCGTCGGGGCCACAGTCTGA
- the LOC105396748 gene encoding uncharacterized protein LOC105396748 isoform X2: MSETSDIVKQKNIKRGYIKATLTRLATFSKQNLSSCSKDELLVKKQRLTEAFSEYEELNQDLLYSTAYNTTAQCSQRTKLPAINIGSFNDGYTARAYQLERNQDADPAMEEFLKYLERRALALESAEPSQNAQHTSMDNWASTTKSRPMAATHIVTGTQCSHYAVAPDGADKDRASRAASEPSPAAEHRVGATV, encoded by the exons ATGTCTGAAACAAGTGATATTGTCAAacagaaaaacattaaaagaGGTTACATTAAAGCCACGCTAACAAGATTGGCTACATTTTCAAAGCAAAACTTGTCATCATGCTCCAAAGACGAATTGCTCGTCAAAAAGCAACGGTTAACCGAGGCCTTTAGTGAATACGAAGAGCTCAATCAGGATTTGTTGTATT CAACAGCTTACAACACAACAGCCCAATGCAGCCAAAGAACGAAATTACCGGCTATAAACATTGGTAGCTTCAATG ATGGCTACACAGCTCGAGCTTACCAGCTCGAAAGAAATCAAGATGCAGATCCTGCCATGGAAGAATTTCTCAAGTATCTGGAGCGGAGAGCCCTTGCATTGGAAAGCGCTGAGCCCAGTCAAAATGCTCAGCATACAAGCATGGACAACTGGGCATCCACAACTAAGTCCAGACCCATGGCTGCAACACACATCGTGACAGGAACACAATGCTCTCACT ACGCTGTTGCTCCAGACGGAGCCGATAAAGATCGAGCTTCCCGAGCAGCCTCCGAGCCCAGCCCAGCCGCCGAGCACCGCGTCGGGGCCACAGTCTGA